One stretch of Methylococcus capsulatus DNA includes these proteins:
- the brxF gene encoding BREX-3 system P-loop-containing protein BrxF produces MLTRLDRLVDEIAALHSKLILLVGRPGCGKSALLAELANQRGMKVMNVGAVLGKRLAALAQRQRALQANVAMRELADEYASGDLVLLDNIELLFDQSLKLDPLDLLKRHAHARRVVAVWPGELRDGRLSYAEMGHPEYQDYGLEGVVPFEIESIG; encoded by the coding sequence ATGCTCACACGACTGGACCGTCTGGTAGACGAGATCGCGGCCCTGCACAGCAAGCTGATCCTGCTTGTTGGGCGCCCTGGATGCGGCAAGAGCGCGCTGCTGGCCGAGCTGGCCAATCAGCGCGGTATGAAGGTAATGAATGTCGGAGCGGTGTTGGGAAAGCGTCTCGCGGCGCTCGCCCAGCGGCAGCGAGCACTTCAGGCCAATGTCGCGATGCGGGAGCTGGCCGATGAGTACGCGAGTGGCGATCTGGTCCTGCTCGACAACATCGAGCTGCTGTTCGATCAGTCGCTCAAGCTCGATCCGTTGGATCTGCTCAAGCGCCACGCCCACGCTCGGCGTGTTGTAGCAGTGTGGCCAGGAGAGCTGCGCGACGGTCGGTTGAGCTATGCCGAGATGGGGCATCCGGAATATCAGGACTACGGCCTGGAGGGCGTGGTTCCGTTCGAAATTGAATCGATTGGGTAA
- a CDS encoding DUF4276 family protein codes for MKLYVEGGGDGKALQIECRRGFREFLEKAGLKGKMPAIAACGGRRFAYEDYCTAIANGEAAMLLVDSEAPIAAAHQKGKPDEWLPWQHLKARQGDGWDRPQGAREADCHLMVQCMESWFLADREKLKDFFGQGFRDNALPSAANPVETIAKTAVLDSLKNATRHCQLKGQYGKGDHSFKLLAQLDPAKVVAASPWAKRFVDTLKQKMGA; via the coding sequence GTGAAGCTCTACGTCGAGGGTGGCGGTGACGGCAAAGCCCTGCAGATCGAGTGTCGCCGCGGATTCCGGGAGTTTCTCGAGAAAGCCGGCTTGAAAGGCAAGATGCCCGCCATCGCCGCCTGTGGTGGCAGGCGCTTCGCCTATGAGGATTACTGCACGGCGATCGCCAACGGCGAAGCGGCGATGCTGCTGGTCGACAGCGAAGCGCCTATCGCGGCCGCACACCAGAAGGGAAAGCCAGATGAGTGGCTGCCTTGGCAGCACCTGAAAGCCCGACAGGGTGATGGCTGGGACAGGCCCCAAGGCGCCCGTGAAGCCGACTGCCACCTGATGGTGCAGTGCATGGAATCCTGGTTCCTAGCCGACCGAGAAAAGCTCAAGGACTTTTTCGGCCAGGGCTTTCGGGACAACGCCCTGCCATCCGCCGCAAACCCGGTCGAAACGATCGCCAAAACGGCGGTGCTCGACAGCCTGAAGAATGCCACGCGTCACTGCCAGCTCAAAGGGCAGTACGGCAAAGGCGATCACTCCTTCAAATTGCTGGCGCAACTCGACCCTGCCAAGGTCGTCGCCGCCTCGCCCTGGGCGAAGCGCTTTGTCGACACCCTCAAACAGAAGATGGGCGCATGA
- a CDS encoding AAA family ATPase, translated as MIKTITLTNFLSYGPAPEPVELRALNVIIGPNGSGKSNLIEALELLCATPKDLLIPIRDGGGVRDWLWKGATKPPIAMIDAVIDNPKGPVPLRYVLSFTEVGQRFEIVDERVENEVPDVGHAQPYLYYKFESGHGVLNVKGKQRRLQHEDIDPTASILAQRKDPDQYPELTYLGNAFSKMRLYREWSFGRYTIPRLPQKADLPNEHLEPDASNLGLVLNRLRREPTVKKRLLDALRALYDGIDDFDVQIEGGTVQVFFHEGRYTVPATRFSDGTLRYLCLLAILCHPNPGPLVVIEEPELGLHPDVLPTLAELLKEASARTQLVVTTHSDILVDALTDQPEAVLVASRDEAGTRLERLSAEKLKPWLEKYRLGQLWTRGEIGGTRW; from the coding sequence ATGATCAAGACCATCACGCTCACCAATTTCCTGAGTTACGGACCCGCGCCCGAGCCGGTCGAGCTGCGCGCGCTCAATGTGATCATCGGCCCGAACGGATCTGGAAAGTCCAACCTCATCGAGGCACTGGAGCTGCTGTGTGCAACTCCGAAAGACTTGCTGATCCCCATCCGCGACGGCGGCGGCGTCCGCGATTGGCTGTGGAAAGGCGCCACAAAGCCGCCCATCGCCATGATCGACGCGGTCATCGACAACCCCAAAGGCCCTGTGCCGCTGCGCTATGTGCTGAGTTTCACCGAGGTGGGCCAGCGCTTTGAGATCGTGGACGAAAGGGTGGAAAACGAAGTGCCCGATGTGGGACACGCCCAGCCCTACCTGTACTACAAGTTCGAGAGTGGGCATGGCGTGCTCAACGTCAAGGGCAAACAGCGTCGCTTGCAGCACGAAGACATCGACCCCACCGCATCGATCCTAGCCCAGCGCAAAGATCCCGACCAATACCCAGAGCTGACCTACCTGGGCAACGCTTTCTCGAAGATGCGTCTGTACCGGGAGTGGAGCTTCGGCCGTTACACCATTCCTCGCCTTCCCCAGAAGGCCGACCTGCCCAACGAGCATCTGGAGCCCGACGCGAGCAACTTGGGCCTGGTGCTCAACCGTTTGCGTCGTGAGCCAACCGTCAAGAAGCGGCTGCTGGATGCCTTGAGGGCGCTCTACGATGGCATCGACGACTTCGATGTGCAGATTGAAGGCGGCACTGTGCAGGTGTTCTTCCACGAAGGGCGCTACACCGTGCCTGCCACCCGCTTTTCGGACGGCACGCTGCGTTATCTGTGCCTGCTCGCGATCCTTTGCCACCCCAACCCGGGGCCGCTCGTCGTCATCGAAGAGCCGGAGCTGGGCCTCCACCCGGATGTGCTGCCCACCCTGGCTGAGCTGCTCAAGGAAGCCTCCGCGCGCACGCAACTCGTCGTCACCACCCATTCCGATATCCTGGTCGATGCGCTGACCGACCAGCCCGAAGCGGTACTGGTCGCCAGCAGGGATGAAGCGGGTACGCGCCTGGAACGACTGAGCGCCGAAAAGCTCAAGCCCTGGCTGGAGAAATATCGCTTGGGGCAGCTTTGGACCCGCGGCGAGATCGGAGGGACACGGTGGTGA
- a CDS encoding DUF6079 family protein: protein MRYGDLIQFEPIESVIQLLDANRPDEAKKLVATYVISDDMAERITKQMIPQLSFDESVDHKGVLVVGNYGTGKSHLMSVLSLIAEDAAYVPMIRHPKVAEAAGAIAGKFKVHRIEISSQMSLRDIITQELEIFLENQGVSYSFPPADKVVNNKAAFEEMMAAFDEVHPNHGVLLVVDEFLEYLRSRKDHDLVLDLSFLREIGEVTKHLRFRFVAGVQEAIFDSSRFQHVADSLYRVSERFTQVLLARHDVSFVVAERLLKKSADQQHKIRTYLTPFAKFYSNMNERMDEYVRLFPVHPDYIGTFERLIFTEKRGALVTLRDQIQALLDEEVPTDRPGLIGYDKFWDTVTSNSVLRSDPNIGPVLKVAEALGERVQKAFTRPPYKAMAMRVIKGLSVHRLTTGGDIYVPVGPTAEELRDTLCLYQPGIEDMGGEPSDDLLTAVQTTLREIVKTVNGQFISKAPDTEQYYLDLKKDVDYDAQIEKRAEALSDDALDRAYYSAMMQLMECTDEHAYVTGYKIWQHQVEWQDRRVERNGYLFLGAPNDRPTAQPERDFYIYFIQPFEPPRFRDDNKTDEVFFRLKGLDDAIKRHLAFYAAAQELASTASCAAKAVYLDKARRALSDMSKWLQDKQMTAFEVTYQGKTRRLSEWAKGVSMRDKLRLGPDERANFRDIVNVTSGLALGTHFADLAPEYPTFSVLVTESNRKQLITNALKALAGGTRTKDAIAILDALEMLDGDRIEPTRSKYAQEVLNRLKAKGHGQVLNRSELLVPVAGDIEYFYPTKYRLEPDLLIIVLGALVYSGDIVLAITGDKIDAGKLSLLAERPLDDLIQFKHIEPPKEINVAVLRSLFELLGLPSGLAQMATQGKEEPVKKLLDAVAKLVQRVLTVGTDLQNRLSFWGQSLLREEELRDWRTRLEALKGFLEGLSPYNTVGKLKNLRITQDDIDTQKKNLDVLAAVERLRDLVAELGNVAAYLSQAEMVLPGDHPWVQQAQAARKDILDKLAEDRSAQHAAEYRQRLATLKKDYITAYVAQHSKARLGVAEDKTKSALRKDLRMVTLRALAGISLMPTGQLTTFEDRLDKLKSCASLVERELETSPVCPHCGFRPANEQGDLLPAANVLKALDDELDRLLEGWQRTLLDNLDDPIIQANFELLRPKQRDLIKGFLASKALPDPVTPEFVAAVQEALSGLEKIVVTGDDVKRALLAGGSPATPEDLRKRFESFLSERCKGKDASKLRFVVE from the coding sequence ATGCGCTACGGGGATCTCATTCAGTTCGAGCCGATCGAGTCGGTCATTCAGCTGCTCGACGCCAATCGGCCCGATGAGGCAAAGAAGCTCGTCGCCACCTACGTCATCTCCGACGACATGGCCGAGCGGATCACCAAGCAGATGATCCCGCAGCTCTCGTTCGACGAATCGGTCGACCACAAGGGTGTGCTCGTGGTCGGCAACTATGGCACCGGTAAGTCGCATTTGATGTCGGTGCTGTCGCTGATCGCCGAGGACGCCGCCTACGTCCCCATGATCCGCCACCCCAAGGTCGCCGAGGCTGCCGGTGCGATCGCCGGCAAGTTCAAGGTGCACCGGATCGAGATCTCCAGCCAGATGTCCCTGCGCGACATCATCACGCAGGAGCTCGAGATTTTCCTGGAGAACCAGGGTGTTAGCTATTCCTTCCCGCCGGCCGACAAGGTGGTCAACAACAAGGCCGCCTTCGAAGAGATGATGGCCGCGTTCGACGAGGTGCACCCCAACCACGGCGTCCTCCTCGTCGTTGATGAATTCCTTGAATACCTGCGCTCCCGCAAGGACCATGATCTGGTGCTGGATCTGTCCTTCCTGCGCGAGATCGGCGAGGTCACCAAGCACCTGCGCTTCCGCTTCGTGGCCGGCGTGCAGGAGGCCATCTTCGACAGCAGCCGCTTCCAGCACGTGGCCGACAGCCTGTATCGCGTGAGCGAGCGCTTCACCCAGGTGCTGCTTGCCCGCCATGACGTGAGCTTTGTGGTGGCCGAACGCCTGCTCAAGAAGTCGGCCGACCAGCAACACAAGATCCGCACCTATCTCACGCCCTTCGCCAAGTTCTACAGCAATATGAACGAGCGGATGGATGAGTATGTCCGCCTTTTCCCCGTTCACCCGGACTACATCGGCACCTTCGAGCGGCTGATCTTTACCGAAAAGCGTGGCGCGCTGGTCACCCTGCGCGACCAGATCCAGGCTCTCCTGGATGAGGAGGTGCCGACCGATCGCCCCGGCTTGATCGGCTACGACAAGTTCTGGGACACGGTCACCTCCAACTCGGTGCTGCGCTCAGACCCGAATATCGGCCCGGTGTTGAAGGTTGCGGAGGCGCTGGGCGAGCGCGTGCAAAAGGCCTTCACCCGTCCGCCCTACAAGGCGATGGCCATGCGGGTGATCAAGGGGCTGTCCGTACACCGCCTGACCACCGGCGGCGACATCTACGTGCCGGTGGGCCCAACGGCCGAGGAACTGCGCGACACGCTTTGTCTGTACCAGCCCGGCATCGAGGACATGGGCGGCGAGCCTTCCGACGACCTGCTGACCGCCGTGCAGACGACGCTGCGCGAGATCGTCAAGACGGTCAACGGCCAGTTCATCTCCAAAGCGCCAGATACCGAGCAGTACTACCTCGATCTCAAGAAGGACGTCGACTACGACGCCCAGATCGAAAAGCGCGCCGAAGCGCTGTCCGACGACGCCCTGGATCGTGCCTACTACAGCGCCATGATGCAGCTCATGGAATGCACCGATGAGCATGCCTACGTTACCGGCTACAAGATATGGCAGCACCAGGTCGAGTGGCAGGACCGCCGCGTGGAGCGCAACGGCTACCTCTTCCTAGGGGCGCCCAACGATCGGCCGACCGCCCAGCCCGAGCGCGATTTCTACATCTACTTCATCCAGCCGTTCGAGCCGCCCCGTTTCCGCGACGACAACAAGACGGACGAGGTGTTCTTCCGACTGAAGGGGCTGGACGACGCCATCAAGCGCCATCTGGCGTTCTACGCCGCTGCCCAGGAACTTGCTTCCACGGCCAGCTGCGCGGCAAAGGCCGTCTACCTGGACAAGGCCCGTCGCGCCTTAAGCGACATGAGCAAGTGGCTGCAGGACAAACAGATGACCGCCTTCGAGGTCACCTACCAGGGCAAGACCCGACGCCTTTCGGAATGGGCCAAGGGCGTGTCGATGCGCGACAAGCTCCGATTGGGCCCGGACGAGCGCGCCAACTTCCGCGACATCGTCAACGTCACCTCAGGTCTGGCTCTCGGCACCCATTTCGCGGATCTTGCGCCGGAATATCCGACCTTCTCTGTCCTGGTCACCGAATCCAACCGCAAGCAGCTCATCACCAACGCCCTGAAGGCGCTGGCGGGTGGAACGCGCACCAAGGACGCCATCGCCATCCTGGACGCGCTGGAGATGTTGGACGGCGACCGCATCGAGCCCACGCGATCCAAGTACGCCCAGGAAGTGCTCAACCGGCTCAAGGCCAAAGGCCACGGGCAGGTGCTCAACCGCAGCGAGCTGCTCGTTCCGGTTGCTGGAGACATCGAATATTTCTACCCAACCAAGTACAGACTGGAGCCAGACCTTCTGATCATCGTGCTGGGCGCGCTGGTCTACTCGGGCGACATCGTGCTGGCGATTACCGGCGACAAGATCGACGCCGGCAAGCTGTCGCTCCTGGCCGAACGACCCTTGGACGACCTGATCCAGTTCAAGCACATCGAACCGCCCAAGGAAATCAATGTCGCCGTCTTGCGCTCGCTGTTCGAGCTGCTGGGCCTGCCGTCCGGCCTTGCCCAGATGGCGACGCAAGGCAAGGAAGAACCGGTCAAGAAACTGCTGGATGCCGTGGCCAAGCTGGTACAGCGTGTGCTCACGGTCGGCACCGACCTGCAGAACCGCCTCAGCTTCTGGGGCCAGTCCCTGCTGCGCGAAGAAGAGCTGCGCGATTGGCGCACACGGCTGGAAGCGCTCAAGGGCTTCCTGGAAGGACTGTCGCCCTACAACACCGTCGGCAAGCTGAAAAACCTGCGCATCACCCAGGACGACATCGATACCCAAAAGAAGAACCTCGATGTGCTTGCCGCAGTGGAGAGACTGCGTGACCTGGTTGCCGAGCTGGGCAATGTTGCCGCCTACCTCTCCCAAGCCGAAATGGTGCTGCCCGGCGATCATCCCTGGGTGCAGCAGGCACAGGCTGCCCGCAAGGACATTCTCGACAAGCTCGCCGAGGACCGCAGTGCGCAGCATGCCGCTGAATACCGCCAGCGCCTGGCCACGTTGAAGAAGGACTACATCACCGCCTACGTGGCGCAACACAGTAAGGCCCGGCTCGGCGTGGCGGAGGACAAGACCAAGTCCGCTCTGCGCAAGGATCTGCGCATGGTGACCCTGCGCGCCTTGGCTGGCATCTCCCTCATGCCCACCGGCCAGCTCACCACCTTCGAAGACAGACTGGACAAGCTCAAGAGCTGCGCATCCCTGGTGGAAAGGGAGCTGGAAACAAGCCCGGTATGCCCGCACTGCGGTTTTCGCCCTGCCAACGAGCAGGGCGATCTGCTGCCGGCCGCCAACGTGCTCAAGGCCCTGGACGACGAACTCGATCGTCTCCTGGAAGGGTGGCAGCGAACCCTACTGGACAACCTGGACGACCCGATCATTCAAGCGAACTTCGAACTGCTTAGACCTAAGCAGCGTGACCTGATCAAGGGCTTCCTTGCGTCGAAAGCCTTGCCGGATCCGGTCACGCCCGAGTTCGTCGCAGCGGTTCAGGAAGCGCTGTCCGGCCTCGAAAAGATCGTGGTCACCGGCGACGACGTCAAGAGGGCGCTGCTCGCTGGTGGATCCCCCGCGACGCCCGAGGATCTGCGCAAGCGTTTCGAGTCGTTCCTGAGCGAGCGCTGCAAGGGCAAGGACGCGAGCAAGCTGCGGTTCGTGGTGGAGTAA